Proteins encoded in a region of the Veillonella parvula genome:
- a CDS encoding amidohydrolase has protein sequence MSRMTKEEVKQRVCKAIVDAQPRLRELAESIMAEPELGFKEVKTSKKVQAMFDELGISYTTGHALTGVKGRMKGRDSKYTVAMVGELDAILCPRHPRADDLTGAAHCCGHNVQITNMFAVAIGLQAVMDELAGDVVLFAVPAEEMIEIDYRNKLREQGKLKYMGGKQQLIYEGAFDDIDMAMQMHVETAKTPAGEMGLGSTSNGFVSKLIEYHGKVAHAAQAPHEGINALNAALMGVMGVNSIRETFKESDYFRFHPIINQGGTLVNCVPDYVQVESYVRASNIEAIVDGNHRVNRALKAGGDAVGATCVINDLPGYLPMRNDERMNALLRENSNPIFGEANVYQGPHITASTDMGDVSHLMPVIHPWVGCISGVLHSAEYEISVPDVAYIKTAQALAMTIVDLLYDDAAGAKDVLDHFTPALNKQSYIELLDRIAKGE, from the coding sequence ATGAGCCGTATGACAAAGGAAGAAGTAAAACAACGTGTTTGTAAAGCTATTGTTGATGCACAACCGCGTTTACGAGAATTAGCAGAATCTATTATGGCTGAACCTGAGCTAGGTTTTAAAGAGGTGAAAACATCTAAAAAGGTTCAAGCTATGTTTGATGAACTTGGCATTTCTTATACTACAGGTCATGCACTGACAGGTGTAAAAGGTAGAATGAAAGGCCGAGATAGTAAATATACGGTTGCCATGGTTGGGGAATTAGATGCCATTCTCTGTCCTCGCCATCCTCGTGCCGATGATTTAACAGGGGCTGCTCATTGCTGTGGTCATAATGTGCAAATTACTAATATGTTTGCCGTAGCTATAGGCCTACAAGCAGTGATGGACGAATTAGCAGGCGATGTTGTGCTATTTGCTGTTCCGGCAGAGGAAATGATTGAGATTGATTACCGCAATAAATTGCGTGAGCAAGGCAAACTTAAGTATATGGGTGGCAAGCAACAGCTCATCTATGAAGGTGCTTTTGACGATATCGATATGGCTATGCAAATGCATGTGGAGACAGCCAAAACTCCAGCTGGTGAAATGGGGCTTGGTAGTACCTCTAATGGTTTTGTATCTAAGCTGATTGAATATCACGGTAAGGTAGCTCATGCGGCTCAGGCACCTCATGAAGGCATCAATGCTCTTAATGCTGCTTTGATGGGCGTTATGGGGGTTAACTCCATTCGTGAAACTTTCAAAGAAAGCGATTATTTCAGATTCCATCCCATCATTAATCAAGGCGGTACATTGGTAAACTGTGTGCCTGATTATGTTCAAGTTGAAAGTTACGTGCGTGCTTCTAATATTGAAGCTATTGTAGATGGTAACCATCGTGTTAACAGAGCCTTAAAAGCTGGTGGGGATGCAGTAGGGGCAACATGTGTTATCAATGACCTACCAGGCTATTTACCGATGCGTAATGATGAACGTATGAATGCTCTATTACGAGAAAATTCAAACCCTATCTTTGGTGAAGCCAATGTATACCAAGGCCCACATATAACAGCTAGTACAGACATGGGGGACGTATCTCACTTAATGCCGGTCATCCATCCATGGGTTGGTTGTATCAGTGGTGTACTACACAGTGCGGAATATGAAATCTCTGTACCTGATGTAGCGTACATTAAAACAGCACAAGCCTTGGCTATGACTATTGTAGACTTACTATACGATGATGCAGCGGGCGCTAAAGATGTATTAGACCACTTTACACCAGCCTTAAATAAACAAAGCTATATTGAACTCTTAGATCGTATTGCTAAGGGTGAATAA
- the glyQ gene encoding glycine--tRNA ligase subunit alpha — protein MTFQEIILNLQKFWSDQGCIVQNPYDIEKGAGTMNPATFLHAIGPEPWAVCYVEPSRRPADGRYGDNPNRLFQHHQFQVIVKPSPDNIQELYLQSLATLGIHAEDHDIRFVEDNWESPTLGAWGLGWEVWLDGMEVTQFTYFQQVGSIDCKPVSVEITYGLERLAMYIQGVENVYDLKWNENVTYGDVWHANEVEQSVYNFELADTDMLFKLFDMYEAEAKRVCEAGYVLPAYDYVLKCSHTFNLLDSRGAISISERTAFIGRVRALARICAQQYLAKREELGFPLLKGDK, from the coding sequence ATGACATTTCAAGAGATTATTTTAAATCTACAAAAATTCTGGAGCGATCAAGGTTGTATCGTTCAAAATCCATATGACATCGAAAAGGGCGCAGGCACAATGAACCCTGCTACATTCTTGCATGCTATTGGTCCTGAACCATGGGCTGTATGTTATGTAGAGCCTTCTCGTCGTCCAGCAGACGGTCGTTATGGTGATAACCCTAATCGTTTGTTCCAACATCATCAATTCCAAGTTATCGTGAAACCATCTCCAGATAATATCCAAGAATTGTACTTACAATCCTTGGCAACTCTTGGTATTCATGCTGAAGATCACGATATCCGTTTCGTAGAGGATAACTGGGAATCTCCAACATTGGGCGCTTGGGGCCTTGGTTGGGAAGTATGGCTCGATGGTATGGAAGTAACTCAATTCACATATTTCCAACAAGTTGGTTCCATCGACTGTAAACCAGTTTCCGTAGAAATTACATACGGTTTAGAACGTTTGGCTATGTACATTCAAGGCGTAGAAAACGTATATGACCTTAAATGGAATGAAAACGTTACATACGGTGACGTTTGGCATGCTAACGAAGTTGAACAGTCTGTTTACAACTTTGAATTAGCTGATACAGATATGCTCTTTAAATTGTTTGATATGTACGAAGCAGAAGCAAAACGCGTTTGTGAAGCAGGTTATGTATTACCAGCTTATGACTATGTATTGAAATGTTCCCACACATTCAACTTGCTTGATTCCCGTGGTGCTATTTCCATCAGCGAACGTACTGCTTTCATCGGCCGCGTACGTGCATTGGCTCGTATTTGTGCACAACAATACCTTGCTAAACGCGAAGAATTAGGTTTCCCACTTTTGAAAGGAGATAAATAA
- the glyS gene encoding glycine--tRNA ligase subunit beta — MAKDLLFEIGAEEIPAGFMPNILGQLKQLAETKLNDAHLPFESIATYGTPRRLALIVKGLADTSAEISERHKGPSASIAYDADGNATKAAIGFARGKGLDVADLVVEDGYIYAETKTAGVPAKDIVTDMLPQLITGLNFPKSMHWGNLDAKFVRPVRWLVALLDEEVIPVEFATVKSGNVTRGHRFLGADEITIKNASSYVDTLKENFVMVDQDARRELISKQLHDIAASKNASIVWDDDLLEEINYLVEWPTALCGGFEESYLALPDAAIITPMKDHQRYFPLVDQDGKLLPMFLTVRNGSDHSIEVVQAGNERVLRARLDDAKFFFNEDRKKPLIDRQDGLTKIVFQEGLGNLADKTERLLKLGRVFGEECGLHEDAAVVLERATELAKTDLTTGMVTEFTELQGVMGKEYALLDGESPEVAEAIFEQYLPRFAGDVLPQTEAGKVLSIIDKVDNIVATFSRGLIPTGSQDPYALRRQTIGILNILLGSEWNISLRPIFKASMELLNVPAEKQDELLGQVEEFFTLRLKNIFLDREVPHHVIDLLLSNNELSVADAEGLVNALLANRIDENVELVQAYTRMYNLVKDVEYTGVNSDLLKEDAEKALFEAATKASEASSAAWEAGDYDAVVAVPATLVPAINKFFEDVMVMDKDEAIKANRLQLVRLAYSVMAIIGDISALK, encoded by the coding sequence ATGGCAAAAGATTTATTATTTGAAATCGGTGCAGAAGAAATTCCTGCCGGCTTTATGCCAAATATCTTAGGTCAATTGAAACAATTGGCTGAAACAAAATTAAATGATGCCCATCTTCCTTTTGAAAGCATCGCAACATACGGCACACCACGTCGTTTGGCTCTTATCGTGAAAGGTCTTGCTGATACATCTGCTGAAATCAGCGAACGTCATAAAGGTCCTTCTGCATCCATCGCCTATGATGCTGATGGCAATGCAACAAAAGCAGCTATCGGCTTTGCTCGTGGTAAAGGTCTTGATGTAGCTGATCTCGTTGTAGAAGACGGCTATATTTACGCTGAAACTAAAACTGCAGGCGTACCTGCAAAAGATATCGTCACAGACATGTTGCCACAATTGATTACAGGTCTTAACTTCCCTAAATCCATGCATTGGGGTAATTTAGATGCTAAGTTCGTACGTCCTGTACGTTGGCTTGTAGCTTTACTTGATGAAGAAGTAATTCCTGTAGAATTTGCTACTGTTAAATCTGGTAATGTAACACGTGGTCATCGATTCTTAGGTGCTGATGAAATCACTATCAAAAATGCATCATCCTATGTAGACACATTAAAAGAAAACTTTGTTATGGTTGATCAAGACGCACGTCGTGAATTGATTTCCAAACAATTACATGACATTGCAGCTTCTAAAAATGCATCCATCGTTTGGGATGATGATTTGTTAGAAGAAATTAACTATCTTGTTGAATGGCCTACAGCATTGTGTGGTGGATTCGAAGAATCCTACTTGGCACTTCCAGATGCAGCCATCATTACACCTATGAAAGACCATCAACGCTACTTCCCATTGGTTGACCAAGACGGCAAATTGTTGCCAATGTTCTTAACAGTTCGTAACGGCTCCGATCATTCTATCGAAGTGGTTCAAGCTGGTAATGAACGTGTATTGCGTGCACGTCTTGATGATGCTAAATTTTTCTTTAACGAAGACCGCAAGAAACCTCTTATCGACCGTCAAGATGGTTTAACTAAAATTGTATTCCAAGAAGGTCTTGGTAACTTAGCGGATAAAACTGAACGTTTACTTAAATTGGGCCGTGTATTTGGTGAAGAATGTGGTTTACATGAAGATGCAGCTGTTGTGTTAGAACGTGCTACAGAGCTCGCTAAAACTGACCTTACAACAGGTATGGTTACAGAGTTCACTGAATTACAAGGTGTAATGGGTAAAGAATACGCTTTACTTGATGGTGAATCTCCTGAAGTAGCAGAAGCTATTTTCGAACAATATTTACCACGTTTTGCAGGTGATGTATTGCCTCAAACTGAAGCAGGTAAAGTATTGTCCATTATCGATAAAGTAGATAACATCGTTGCTACTTTCAGCCGTGGTTTAATTCCTACAGGCTCTCAAGATCCATATGCATTGCGTCGTCAAACTATTGGTATATTGAACATCTTACTTGGTAGTGAGTGGAATATCAGCTTGCGTCCAATTTTCAAAGCATCTATGGAATTACTTAATGTGCCAGCTGAAAAACAAGACGAATTGCTTGGTCAAGTAGAAGAATTCTTCACACTTCGTTTGAAAAATATCTTCCTTGATCGCGAAGTTCCTCATCATGTAATTGACTTGTTGTTGTCCAACAACGAATTGTCCGTTGCTGATGCTGAAGGTCTTGTAAATGCATTGTTAGCTAACCGCATCGATGAAAACGTTGAACTTGTTCAAGCTTATACTCGTATGTACAATCTTGTAAAAGATGTGGAATATACTGGTGTTAATAGCGATTTGTTGAAAGAAGATGCTGAAAAAGCATTGTTTGAAGCTGCTACTAAAGCATCTGAAGCGAGTAGTGCTGCTTGGGAAGCTGGCGATTATGATGCAGTTGTGGCAGTTCCAGCTACTTTAGTTCCAGCCATCAACAAATTCTTTGAAGATGTAATGGTTATGGATAAAGATGAAGCAATTAAAGCTAACCGTTTACAACTCGTTCGTTTAGCATACAGTGTAATGGCCATTATCGGCGATATTAGCGCATTAAAATAA
- a CDS encoding MarR family winged helix-turn-helix transcriptional regulator gives MNHDELYKALCKVPSGKEKSRDRIIIELYMRSQGASQKQLVDALNMRPATVSEQTDILIELGYVTKHIDYMDKRISVVTLTYEGKRLGKTLLHTYNEFLNVMFSDLSDEEQENLYRLLGKLKRPIMRK, from the coding sequence ATGAATCATGATGAATTATATAAAGCCTTATGTAAGGTGCCAAGCGGCAAAGAAAAGTCTCGTGATAGAATTATTATTGAATTATATATGCGTTCTCAAGGAGCATCACAGAAGCAGTTAGTAGATGCTCTAAATATGCGTCCCGCTACTGTGTCGGAGCAGACAGATATTCTCATTGAATTGGGATATGTTACAAAACATATTGATTATATGGATAAACGTATATCTGTAGTTACTTTAACATATGAGGGGAAACGGTTAGGCAAAACTCTTTTACATACATATAACGAATTTCTTAATGTAATGTTCTCTGATTTATCGGATGAAGAACAGGAGAATTTATACCGCTTATTAGGTAAGTTAAAACGACCAATTATGCGTAAATAA
- the rplS gene encoding 50S ribosomal protein L19 — translation MNIINVLEQEQLRTDIPTFRAGDTVRVHVKVVEGTRERIQVFEGLVIKRQNGGVRETFTVRRIASGVGVERTFPLHSPRLAKIEVMRRGVVRRAKLYYLRNLTGKAARIREKR, via the coding sequence ATGAACATTATTAACGTACTTGAACAAGAACAACTTCGTACAGACATCCCTACTTTCCGCGCTGGTGACACAGTTCGCGTACACGTAAAAGTAGTGGAAGGTACTCGTGAACGTATCCAAGTGTTCGAAGGTTTGGTAATCAAACGTCAAAACGGTGGCGTACGTGAAACTTTTACAGTTCGTCGTATTGCATCCGGTGTAGGTGTAGAACGTACATTCCCACTTCACAGCCCACGTTTAGCTAAAATCGAAGTTATGCGTCGTGGTGTTGTTCGTCGTGCTAAATTGTACTACTTACGTAACCTTACTGGTAAAGCTGCTCGTATTCGCGAAAAACGCTAA
- the ylqF gene encoding ribosome biogenesis GTPase YlqF: protein MADSPIVHWFPGHMAKATRMITEYIKKVDVVIELLDARIPRSSANPVILELVGQKPHIVLLNKVDLADPKSTKEWTEFFTKQGITVLAIDSKSGKGNKKLLSTIERLSKPIIDRWVAKGIRSRSVRTIILGIPNVGKSTLINSLAGSAATRTANKAGHTRGQQWVKIGKNLELLDTPGVLWPKLEDQRAAARLAMTGAISDDVYDLEHVIKQLLNYLLTNTPNILVERYKLKEEEMTDVDTILESIGRRRGCLVSGGIVDFDKARRIILQDYRNTKLGTITLDQVDEEPYYPADGEESHNG, encoded by the coding sequence ATGGCAGATTCACCTATCGTACATTGGTTCCCTGGGCATATGGCGAAAGCTACTCGTATGATTACAGAGTACATCAAGAAGGTAGATGTTGTTATCGAGTTATTAGATGCGCGTATTCCTCGCTCTAGTGCGAATCCTGTAATCCTTGAACTCGTTGGTCAAAAACCACATATTGTACTGTTAAATAAAGTTGACTTAGCTGATCCTAAATCCACAAAGGAATGGACTGAATTCTTTACTAAACAAGGCATTACAGTATTGGCTATCGATTCTAAATCTGGCAAAGGCAATAAAAAATTATTATCTACCATAGAACGTCTAAGTAAACCTATCATTGATCGTTGGGTAGCGAAAGGTATTCGCAGTCGTTCTGTTAGGACTATCATCTTAGGCATTCCTAATGTTGGTAAATCTACATTGATTAACTCTTTAGCTGGTTCTGCTGCAACGCGTACAGCTAATAAGGCAGGTCATACACGTGGTCAACAGTGGGTTAAAATCGGTAAAAATCTTGAATTGCTTGATACACCAGGTGTATTATGGCCAAAATTAGAGGACCAACGTGCAGCGGCTCGCCTCGCTATGACAGGTGCCATTTCCGATGATGTTTATGATTTAGAGCATGTTATAAAACAGCTATTAAATTACTTATTGACGAACACGCCAAATATTTTGGTAGAGCGTTATAAATTAAAGGAAGAAGAGATGACCGATGTTGATACGATTCTTGAAAGCATCGGGCGTCGTCGAGGTTGTCTTGTAAGTGGTGGCATTGTAGATTTTGACAAGGCTCGCCGTATTATCTTGCAAGACTACCGCAATACTAAGTTAGGTACAATTACTCTCGATCAAGTTGATGAAGAACCGTACTACCCTGCAGATGGTGAGGAGAGTCATAATGGATAA
- a CDS encoding ribonuclease HII: MDKDVFSKLKVADIKALFETEQALEILSFAQEDTRSSVQKLAASYIKRQEKELKEQQRLMGMYDYEGMFYDQGIYHVAGVDEVGRGPIAGPVTVAAVILPPMTLIPGLNDSKKLTEEKREALYDIIMDEAVAVSCISYGPEKIDELNIYEATRQAMYEAIRTLSVPAEAVVADAMKLPDLRIPVESIIKGDSKSANIAAASIIAKVTRDRYMKSLDDEFPGYGFGIHKGYYTELHKEAIEQQGVTPLHRKSFEPIKSIVRWVKPE; encoded by the coding sequence ATGGATAAGGATGTATTTTCTAAGTTAAAAGTAGCAGATATTAAAGCTCTCTTTGAAACTGAACAAGCCTTAGAGATTTTGTCTTTTGCTCAAGAGGATACTCGTAGTTCTGTACAGAAATTGGCTGCTTCTTATATTAAGCGTCAAGAAAAAGAGTTAAAAGAACAGCAACGTCTTATGGGTATGTATGACTATGAAGGCATGTTCTATGATCAAGGTATCTATCATGTGGCTGGTGTTGATGAAGTGGGGCGTGGTCCTATTGCGGGGCCTGTCACGGTAGCTGCTGTTATCTTGCCACCTATGACATTAATTCCAGGCCTTAATGACTCTAAAAAACTAACCGAAGAAAAGCGTGAAGCGCTCTATGATATCATCATGGACGAAGCCGTTGCTGTTAGCTGTATTTCCTACGGCCCAGAAAAGATTGATGAACTCAATATTTATGAAGCAACGCGACAAGCGATGTATGAGGCTATTCGTACGCTCAGCGTACCAGCTGAAGCAGTAGTAGCCGATGCTATGAAATTGCCTGATTTGAGGATTCCCGTTGAATCCATCATTAAAGGTGATAGCAAAAGCGCTAATATTGCTGCTGCATCCATCATTGCAAAGGTTACGCGAGATCGATATATGAAGAGTCTTGATGATGAGTTCCCTGGCTATGGCTTTGGTATTCATAAAGGTTACTATACGGAATTACATAAAGAAGCTATCGAGCAACAAGGGGTAACACCACTACATCGAAAGAGCTTTGAACCTATTAAATCTATCGTTCGTTGGGTTAAACCTGAGTAA